Proteins from one Pseudomonas sp. KBS0710 genomic window:
- a CDS encoding ABC transporter substrate-binding protein — MRYLTTLAAGMTAALLCLTAHAQTLVVGDQSYNAQAVMEAAGVLNDLPYTLEWKQFTAGSPVAEALNANSLDIGLLGDAPVLFLGALGAPIKVIGISRQNLEGVAILVRKDSSIHSLADLAGKRAAIWKGSWSQQLLMTALDKAGVPRDSLELRYLSALDASHALEGGSVDVIATWEPYVTQQERQGARVLATAEGLIPAQSFIAANTKAVESKRAPISDFLQRLKKARDWTRQSPANADAYADAWAKRTRADADIARAWFARARTTVEPVTVQSPVEAQKTVDFFASQGLVKSYSAASLFDDSFAAALQPAVATSLQGTLNK; from the coding sequence GTGCGTTACCTGACAACACTGGCGGCTGGCATGACTGCCGCCTTGCTCTGCCTGACCGCCCACGCGCAAACGCTGGTGGTAGGCGACCAAAGCTACAACGCCCAGGCCGTGATGGAGGCGGCGGGGGTGCTCAATGACCTGCCTTACACGCTGGAATGGAAGCAATTCACCGCCGGTTCGCCCGTCGCCGAAGCGCTGAATGCCAACAGCCTGGACATCGGCCTGCTGGGGGATGCGCCGGTATTGTTCCTGGGCGCACTCGGCGCGCCGATCAAGGTGATTGGTATCAGCCGGCAGAACCTCGAAGGCGTGGCGATTCTGGTCAGAAAAGACTCCTCGATCCACAGCCTTGCCGACCTTGCCGGCAAGCGCGCGGCCATCTGGAAAGGCTCCTGGAGCCAGCAACTGTTGATGACGGCGCTGGACAAAGCCGGCGTGCCACGTGACTCCCTGGAGCTGCGCTACCTCAGCGCCCTGGATGCTTCCCATGCACTGGAAGGCGGCTCGGTTGATGTGATCGCCACCTGGGAACCTTACGTTACCCAGCAGGAACGCCAAGGCGCGCGGGTGCTGGCCACGGCTGAGGGGTTGATTCCGGCGCAGAGTTTCATTGCCGCCAACACCAAGGCCGTGGAGAGCAAACGCGCACCCATCAGCGACTTTTTGCAGCGCTTGAAGAAGGCCCGCGACTGGACACGCCAAAGCCCGGCCAACGCCGACGCGTATGCGGATGCCTGGGCCAAACGCACCCGCGCCGATGCCGACATCGCCCGCGCCTGGTTTGCCCGCGCGCGCACCACGGTGGAGCCGGTCACGGTCCAATCGCCGGTCGAAGCGCAAAAGACCGTGGACTTTTTTGCCAGCCAGGGCCTGGTCAAATCCTATTCGGCGGCCAGCCTGTTCGACGATTCATTCGCAGCCGCCTTGCAACCCGCCGTGGCCACATCGCTTCAAGGAACACTGAACAAATGA